A section of the Chiloscyllium plagiosum isolate BGI_BamShark_2017 chromosome 4, ASM401019v2, whole genome shotgun sequence genome encodes:
- the LOC122549162 gene encoding Krueppel-like factor 10: protein METGPTHFEVNERSCDRRTQQGDIEAVEALMSMSCNWKYDSKCYTELRPLTPASDVSEEAEDNLLSSSRDFHTFPLFCLTPPYSPPNFEASQIVHPAMPVPSTVLSKVELPLSRQTSRVTEAAMPMFSHRAKTVAVSTKPRSQATSVIRHTADVLACTNHPCPVRVTHSSADQKSKYSSPPVGTVEEKRLESNGNGLNNCVSHELNASTQPVLETNRGPTVKKNESQHLPRTVNCTPLLGQALFSSTQTPVITQNRQASMLVSSSVSSSMPSMPIICQMLPVSTNIPATKHPTVSPSVVFMGAPISKGALMFVVPRPAVKYTKPPVSSLNGTKLSPIAPAPGIMPPVQTIVAQVDVSRHRSHICDHPGCGKTYFKSSHLKAHMRTHTGEKPFSCNWEDCDRRFARSDELSRHRRTHTGEKKFVCPMCERRFMRSDHLTKHARRHLSAKKLPNWKMEVSKLSDSASPVPAPKTVQPH from the exons ATGGAGACGGGTCCAACACATTTTGAGGTCAATGAGCGCTCCTGTGACAGAAGAACACAACAAGGTGACATTGAAGCTGTTGAAGCTCTGATGTCCATGAGCTGCAACTGGAAGTACGATTCCAAATGTTATACTGAGCTGAGACCACTGACACCAGCGTCCGATGTCTCTGAGGAAGCTGAAGATAATTTACTGTCCAGTTCTAGAGATTTCCACACATTTCCTCTGTTT TGTCTAACCCCACCATACAGTCCACCTAACTTTGAAGCATCTCAAATAGTTCATCCTGCAATGCCAGTCCCTTCTACTGTATTGTCTAAAGTGGAGCTCCCTTTATCCAGACAAACCAGCAGGGTCACTGAAGCAGCAATGCCAATGTTCTCTCACCGTGCAAAAACCGTAGCTGTATCTACAAAACCACGGTCCCAAGCTACGAGTGTGATACGTCACACTGCCGATGTTTTAGCTTGCACTAATCATCCTTGCCCAGTTAGGGTGACCCACAGCTCTGCTGATCAAAAATCAAAATACAGCTCACCCCCAGTGGGCACAGTTGAAGAGAAAAGATTGGAAAGTAATGGCAATGGATTGAACAATTGTGTGTCACATGAACTAAATGCTTCAACGCAACCAGTACTTGAAACCAACAGAGGGCCAACAGTGAAGaaaaatgaaagccaacatttaCCACGGACTGTAAATTGCACTCCATTGTTGGGGCAAGCTCTATTTTCAAGTACCCAGACTCCTGTCATCACTCAGAATCGGCAAGcttcaatgttggtgtcatcatCAGTTTCTTCCAGTATGCCATCAATGCCCATCATCTGCCAAATGCTTCCTGTCAGTACAAACATTCCTGCCACAAAGCACCCAACTGTAAGCCCATCTGTTGTCTTCATGGGAGCGCCAATTTCCAAAGGTGCCCTAATGTTTGTGGTGCCACGGCCTGCTGTCAAGTATACAAAGCCACCAGTCAGTAGCCTGAATGGCACCAAGCTTTCTCCTATTGCACCAGCCCCTGGCATCATGCCACCTGTCCAGACGATTGTTGCTCAGGTTGATGTTTCTCGACACCGGAGTCACATCTGTGATCACCCAGGCTGTGGAAAAACCTACTTTAAAAGCTCTCATCTGAAGGCACACATGAGGACTCATACAG GTGAAAAACCCTTCAGTTGTAATTGGGAAGACTGTGACAGGAGGTTTGCTCGCTCTGATGAGTTATCGCGGCATCGCAGGACCCACACAGGCGAGAAGAAGTTTGTGTGTCCGATGTGTGAGCGTCGCTTTATGAGGAGTGATCACCTGACTAAACACGCCCGCCGGCATCTTTCTGCTAAGAAGCTTCCAAACTGGAAGATGGAAGTGAGCAAACTGAGTGACAGTGCCTCACCAGTCCCTGCTCCCAAAACTGTGCAGCCTCACTGA